A stretch of the Mesorhizobium huakuii genome encodes the following:
- the rpe gene encoding ribulose-phosphate 3-epimerase, which yields MSKKTLIAPSVLASDFSKLGDEVEAVAAAGADWIHLDVMDGHFVPNITFGPPVIKAIRNRTKAFFDCHLMIAPADPYLAAFAEAGCDGMTVHAEAGPHLDRSLQTIRNLGKKAGVALNPATPEAVIEYVLDRLDLILIMTVNPGFGGQAFIPGIVDKVRRVKALIGDRPIRIEIDGGVSPETAPLVTSAGADVLVAGAAIFKGGSVEAYRANIEAIRTAADEAAG from the coding sequence ATGAGCAAAAAGACCTTGATAGCACCGTCGGTGCTGGCTTCGGACTTTTCGAAGCTTGGCGACGAGGTCGAAGCCGTCGCGGCCGCCGGCGCCGACTGGATCCATCTCGATGTCATGGATGGCCATTTCGTCCCCAACATCACCTTCGGCCCGCCGGTGATCAAGGCGATCCGCAACCGCACCAAGGCCTTCTTCGACTGCCATCTGATGATTGCGCCGGCCGATCCCTATCTCGCCGCCTTCGCTGAGGCCGGCTGTGACGGCATGACGGTGCATGCGGAGGCCGGGCCGCATCTCGACCGCTCGCTGCAGACCATCAGGAACCTCGGCAAGAAGGCCGGCGTGGCGCTCAATCCGGCGACGCCGGAAGCGGTGATCGAATATGTGCTCGACCGGCTCGACCTGATCCTGATCATGACCGTCAACCCGGGGTTCGGCGGCCAGGCCTTCATCCCGGGGATCGTCGACAAGGTGAGAAGGGTCAAGGCGCTGATCGGCGACCGGCCGATCCGCATCGAGATCGACGGCGGCGTTTCGCCCGAAACAGCCCCCCTGGTCACATCGGCCGGCGCCGATGTGCTGGTGGCCGGCGCCGCGATCTTCAAGGGCGGCAGCGTCGAAGCCTACCGCGCCAACATCGAGGCAATCAGGACGGCGGCCGACGAGGCCGCCGGCTAA